From one Bradyrhizobium sp. Ash2021 genomic stretch:
- a CDS encoding CHAT domain-containing protein has translation MSVIEYQDFELEISSDPAGSGPQQYYGKVLRSPAGETPRCKVKFWFSEPGALAKLRGDLENAVLEIDDKNRHGLASRGEKVLREFGQEVFRSIFVNTPSIQDLYARSKSKDLRIKLRIESAELAGLPWEYLYEENEMPSFVSLRLPIVRYLETAGQAAQMGVKGPLRILGMIADPATAGWPKLDVIKERERINRGTDRLQREGRVDFQWVPGGTGKDLMTKLQEGEWHIFHFIGHGGVEELDEDGGASSFDETGFIVMVDEDGKPVKKFASDLAVMLTGARKSLRLIVLNCCESAKINVGDRFGNPAIGLMRTGWLPAVVAMQFPITDTAAISMSEGFYTALASNSPVDNAITTARQFIQNGSRVEWGIPVLYMRSADGKIFDVEHNPPLEATAAAVKPSREVLLLQRAEFMLVADAASGSSEELEQLCQRGQALLAGLEGDTELAARLAKIYLDLGTLQQRQKLIPKAAASFAMMLKLDPARAEYRVRRANFNAMVGLYENALADITEAIKLQPDNPEFYWIKGIICGMSSGPDNRRGFLDEAIKAYGVAISRNAQEPKYLVSRANAYAQIKNPENALKDMDAAIALAPDNADFMSQRTRIERQANASQTA, from the coding sequence ATGAGCGTCATTGAATATCAAGATTTCGAGCTAGAGATCAGTTCCGATCCGGCCGGCAGTGGGCCGCAACAATACTATGGCAAGGTGCTGCGGTCGCCGGCCGGGGAAACGCCGCGATGCAAGGTGAAGTTCTGGTTCTCGGAGCCGGGCGCGCTCGCCAAGCTGCGCGGCGATCTGGAAAATGCCGTTCTGGAAATCGACGACAAGAATCGCCATGGCCTCGCCTCGCGCGGGGAAAAAGTCCTGCGCGAGTTTGGACAGGAGGTTTTTCGCAGCATCTTCGTGAATACGCCGTCGATCCAGGATCTTTACGCGCGGAGCAAGAGCAAGGACCTGAGAATCAAGCTACGCATCGAGTCCGCTGAACTGGCCGGACTGCCTTGGGAATATCTCTACGAAGAAAACGAGATGCCAAGCTTTGTCAGCCTTCGGCTGCCGATCGTGCGCTATCTCGAGACGGCGGGACAGGCCGCGCAAATGGGCGTCAAGGGCCCGCTTCGGATTCTCGGCATGATTGCCGATCCGGCGACCGCGGGCTGGCCGAAACTGGACGTCATCAAGGAAAGGGAACGCATCAACAGGGGAACGGACAGGCTGCAGCGTGAAGGGCGTGTCGACTTCCAATGGGTTCCGGGCGGGACCGGAAAAGACCTGATGACCAAGCTGCAGGAAGGCGAGTGGCACATTTTTCATTTCATCGGGCATGGCGGCGTCGAGGAACTGGATGAAGACGGCGGTGCGAGCAGTTTCGACGAGACCGGTTTCATCGTCATGGTCGACGAGGACGGCAAGCCGGTAAAGAAGTTCGCTTCCGATCTCGCGGTGATGCTGACCGGTGCACGCAAATCCCTGCGTCTTATCGTTCTTAACTGCTGCGAGAGCGCCAAGATCAATGTCGGCGACCGGTTCGGAAATCCGGCAATAGGTCTGATGCGGACCGGATGGTTGCCGGCAGTCGTCGCCATGCAGTTTCCGATCACCGATACTGCGGCGATTTCGATGTCGGAGGGATTTTATACCGCCTTGGCGAGTAACAGCCCGGTCGACAATGCGATTACGACGGCACGTCAATTCATCCAGAACGGATCGCGGGTCGAATGGGGAATTCCGGTTCTGTACATGCGTTCGGCCGACGGGAAGATTTTCGACGTCGAACACAACCCGCCCCTTGAAGCGACGGCTGCAGCGGTCAAGCCTTCCAGGGAAGTGCTGCTGCTGCAGCGCGCGGAATTCATGCTCGTCGCCGACGCGGCTTCCGGCTCTTCGGAAGAACTCGAGCAACTGTGCCAACGCGGCCAGGCACTGCTTGCCGGCCTTGAGGGCGACACGGAACTTGCCGCGCGTCTTGCAAAAATCTATCTCGATCTGGGAACCCTGCAACAGCGTCAAAAGCTGATCCCGAAAGCCGCTGCCAGCTTCGCCATGATGCTGAAGCTGGATCCTGCCAGGGCCGAGTATCGCGTACGCCGCGCCAATTTCAACGCGATGGTGGGACTCTACGAAAACGCGTTGGCCGATATTACCGAGGCGATCAAGCTCCAGCCGGACAACCCCGAGTTCTACTGGATCAAGGGCATCATTTGCGGCATGTCTTCGGGTCCCGACAACAGGCGCGGCTTCCTGGATGAGGCGATCAAGGCGTATGGCGTTGCGATCTCGCGGAACGCGCAAGAACCGAAATACCTCGTCTCGCGCGCGAACGCCTATGCGCAGATCAAGAATCCCGAGAACGCGCTGAAGGACATGGACGCGGCGATCGCGCTGGCGCCGGATAACGCGGATTTCATGTCGCAAAGAACGAGAATCGAGCGCCAGGCGAACGCTAGTCAGACAGCGTAA
- the fliJ gene encoding flagellar export protein FliJ, translating to MKSRETLIRLKKFQVDEKRRRVTQIEGMIADFQRMSVDLEREIQTEQDRAGINDPTHFAYPTYAKAAIQRRENLTRSADELRIQLEDAKSLLSEAFEELKKVELLDERDQARERAEENAREQADMDSIGLMRARIGAIA from the coding sequence ATGAAGTCACGTGAAACGCTGATCCGCCTGAAGAAATTTCAGGTCGATGAAAAGCGCCGAAGGGTCACCCAGATCGAAGGCATGATTGCCGACTTTCAGCGGATGTCGGTCGACCTCGAGCGCGAAATCCAGACCGAACAGGACCGGGCCGGGATCAACGATCCCACCCATTTCGCCTACCCGACCTATGCCAAGGCGGCGATCCAGCGGCGGGAGAATCTGACCCGCTCCGCCGACGAACTGCGCATCCAGCTCGAAGACGCCAAGAGCCTGCTGAGCGAAGCCTTCGAGGAGCTCAAGAAGGTCGAACTGCTGGACGAGCGTGATCAGGCGCGCGAGCGCGCCGAAGAAAACGCCCGGGAGCAGGCCGACATGGACAGTATCGGCCTGATGCGCGCCCGCATCGGCGCCATCGCCTGA
- a CDS encoding S53 family peptidase: protein MGRTGQKVALAGGYRAEPEGATYVGDVDPDQRIVITVHLKRRSPDQFQPGSAGDLARLSKPITRRALSAQRRRTHARAAARIRKLAKANHVTVRSFDLAQRIVVLEATARTLAEVLGATLRIYDDGQNRFRARVGQLMIPKEIAPWTRAILGFDTRPFAVRPVNVVRPLAGAGGGPGLWPTEVAALYGIPLDHDVSSVCVGIIALGGGYLGSDLAKALDGMGRTAPRIIDKSVVVDTPAAEEGSVPAANGNNFGGGTVSDQEIALDLQILAGLLPKARIVVYFAGNTTQSLVGAINAAIFDDVNRPQVLSVSWGSAEKFWSDSARDAMQAVLADAKRLQVTVLFAAGDELATGGLTDGRAHVWFPASSPYALSCGGTSPTLGAGGTGIGAEAVWNDGSSGTGGGISDAFPVPAYQSGLALPPSVNDGARRRGVPDVAGAAAGTPGYRIVLNGAEVIKDGTSAVAPLWAGLIAIANARRGAPLGFVNSTLYANPSSFRQIDQGNNRVGGKGYDAGPGWNACTGLGVPNGADVIAALAAAPVA, encoded by the coding sequence GTGGGCAGGACCGGGCAAAAGGTAGCGCTCGCCGGCGGTTATCGCGCCGAACCGGAAGGCGCGACTTACGTCGGCGACGTCGACCCGGATCAGCGGATCGTCATTACTGTGCACCTGAAGCGGCGCTCGCCCGACCAATTTCAGCCGGGCAGCGCCGGCGACCTTGCTCGGCTTTCGAAGCCGATCACGCGCCGCGCGCTTTCCGCGCAGCGCCGCCGCACCCACGCCCGGGCGGCGGCGCGGATCAGGAAGCTCGCGAAGGCAAACCACGTCACCGTGCGCAGCTTCGATCTGGCCCAGCGGATCGTGGTGCTGGAAGCAACCGCGCGCACCTTGGCCGAGGTGCTGGGCGCGACGCTGCGGATCTATGATGACGGTCAAAATCGCTTTCGCGCGCGCGTCGGCCAGTTGATGATCCCAAAAGAGATCGCGCCGTGGACCCGTGCCATTCTCGGCTTCGACACGCGGCCGTTTGCGGTGAGGCCGGTGAATGTCGTGCGGCCGCTGGCCGGCGCGGGAGGCGGACCCGGATTGTGGCCGACCGAAGTCGCAGCCCTTTACGGCATCCCGCTGGACCACGACGTGTCGTCGGTCTGCGTCGGCATCATCGCGCTTGGCGGCGGCTATCTTGGCTCCGATCTCGCCAAGGCGCTGGATGGGATGGGGCGGACGGCCCCTCGCATCATCGACAAATCCGTCGTCGTCGACACCCCGGCCGCGGAAGAGGGGTCGGTACCGGCGGCGAACGGCAACAATTTCGGCGGCGGCACGGTATCCGACCAGGAGATCGCGCTCGATCTCCAGATCCTGGCCGGTCTGCTGCCGAAGGCCAGGATCGTGGTCTATTTCGCCGGCAATACCACCCAGAGCCTGGTTGGCGCGATCAATGCGGCGATCTTCGATGACGTCAATCGGCCGCAGGTGCTTTCGGTCAGCTGGGGCAGCGCCGAGAAATTCTGGTCGGATTCGGCGCGCGACGCCATGCAGGCGGTGCTGGCCGATGCGAAACGGCTGCAAGTCACCGTGCTGTTCGCCGCCGGCGATGAACTGGCGACGGGCGGATTGACCGACGGCAGGGCTCACGTCTGGTTCCCCGCTTCCAGCCCCTATGCGCTGAGCTGCGGCGGAACGTCGCCGACGCTGGGTGCCGGCGGGACCGGCATCGGCGCGGAAGCGGTCTGGAACGACGGATCGAGCGGGACCGGCGGCGGAATCAGCGATGCCTTTCCGGTGCCGGCCTACCAATCCGGTCTGGCGCTGCCGCCCTCGGTCAACGACGGCGCCAGGCGGCGGGGCGTCCCCGATGTCGCCGGTGCCGCCGCCGGCACGCCCGGTTATCGCATCGTCCTCAATGGCGCCGAGGTGATCAAGGACGGCACCAGCGCGGTCGCCCCCTTATGGGCAGGCTTGATCGCGATCGCCAACGCCAGGCGCGGCGCGCCGCTCGGCTTCGTCAATTCCACGCTCTATGCCAACCCGTCCTCGTTTCGCCAGATCGACCAGGGCAACAACCGCGTCGGCGGCAAAGGCTATGACGCGGGGCCGGGCTGGAATGCGTGTACGGGATTGGGCGTGCCGAACGGCGCCGACGTCATCGCCGCACTCGCCGCGGCGCCGGTGGCATGA
- a CDS encoding sigma-70 family RNA polymerase sigma factor, with amino-acid sequence MLTPAELVWLIAAVAKGDEAAFERLYAATRAKLFGVVLRILRRQDLAEEVIQETYVKIWNSAGQFNPALASPITWMASIARNRAIDVVRKRSETSIEEEPTAMEVAADSPDPLARREMTEELKRLLECVGRLEPDRQKLVLLAYYNGWSREQLAAKFETPVNTVKTWLRRSMMDIRECLGL; translated from the coding sequence ATGCTGACGCCAGCTGAGCTGGTCTGGCTGATTGCCGCTGTTGCCAAGGGGGATGAAGCCGCTTTTGAGCGGCTTTACGCCGCCACGCGCGCGAAACTCTTCGGCGTGGTGCTTCGTATCTTGCGGCGACAGGATCTAGCGGAGGAGGTCATTCAGGAGACTTACGTCAAGATCTGGAACAGTGCCGGACAGTTCAATCCGGCGCTTGCTTCGCCGATTACATGGATGGCGTCGATCGCGCGCAACCGCGCCATCGACGTGGTGCGCAAGCGCAGTGAAACCTCGATCGAGGAGGAGCCGACGGCGATGGAAGTGGCCGCCGATTCGCCGGATCCGTTGGCGCGCCGCGAGATGACGGAAGAGTTGAAGCGGTTGCTGGAGTGCGTCGGCCGCCTGGAGCCGGATCGGCAGAAGCTGGTGCTGCTGGCCTATTACAACGGCTGGAGCCGCGAGCAGCTGGCCGCGAAGTTCGAGACGCCCGTGAATACGGTGAAGACCTGGCTGCGCCGCAGCATGATGGATATCCGGGAGTGTCTCGGGCTTTGA
- a CDS encoding DUF350 domain-containing protein, whose translation MILQSLAGLPAFLVYFCTALVAVVAYLFVYTRVTPHDEFKLIRENDPAAAIALGLSLLGFVLPVVSAIAHAANVWDCLIWSTIALMVQIIVYYIVKIPVPNLSARIAAGELAAAIWLGLSSLAAGALNAACMIY comes from the coding sequence ATGATCCTACAATCGCTCGCCGGGCTGCCGGCGTTCCTGGTCTATTTCTGCACGGCGCTTGTCGCCGTCGTCGCCTATCTCTTCGTCTACACCCGCGTCACGCCGCACGATGAATTCAAGCTGATCCGGGAGAATGACCCGGCGGCGGCGATCGCCCTGGGGCTCAGCCTGCTCGGCTTCGTGCTGCCGGTGGTCAGCGCCATCGCCCACGCCGCCAATGTCTGGGATTGCCTGATCTGGAGCACGATCGCGCTGATGGTCCAGATCATCGTCTATTACATCGTCAAGATACCGGTGCCGAACCTGTCGGCGCGGATCGCTGCGGGCGAACTTGCGGCCGCGATCTGGCTCGGACTTTCCTCGCTGGCCGCGGGCGCGCTCAACGCCGCCTGCATGATCTACTGA
- the ctrA gene encoding response regulator transcription factor CtrA encodes MRVLLIEDDSAVAQSIELMLKSESFNVYTTDLGEEGVDLGKLYDYDIILLDLNLPDMSGYDVLKQLRVSKIKTPILILSGLAGIEDKVKGLGVGADDYMTKPFHKDELVARIHAIVRRSKGHAQSVIQTGDLVVNLDTKTVEVGGQRVHLTGKEYQMLELLSLRKGTTLTKEMFLNHLYGGMDEPELKIIDVFICKLRKKLANASEGRNFIETVWGRGYVLREPHEVEERIPA; translated from the coding sequence ATGCGCGTTTTGCTGATAGAAGATGACAGCGCCGTCGCGCAGTCGATCGAATTGATGCTTAAATCCGAGAGTTTCAACGTCTATACGACGGACCTCGGGGAAGAAGGCGTCGATCTCGGTAAGCTTTACGACTACGACATTATCCTTCTCGACCTCAATTTGCCCGACATGTCCGGCTATGACGTGCTGAAGCAGCTTCGGGTGTCGAAGATCAAGACCCCCATTCTGATCCTCTCCGGCCTCGCCGGGATCGAGGACAAGGTCAAAGGTCTCGGCGTCGGCGCCGACGACTACATGACCAAGCCCTTCCACAAGGACGAACTGGTTGCGCGCATCCATGCGATCGTGCGCCGCTCCAAGGGCCACGCCCAGTCGGTGATCCAGACCGGCGACCTCGTGGTCAATCTCGACACCAAGACGGTCGAGGTCGGCGGCCAGCGCGTGCATCTGACGGGCAAGGAATACCAGATGCTGGAGCTGCTCTCGCTCCGCAAGGGCACCACCCTCACCAAGGAAATGTTCCTCAACCATCTCTATGGCGGCATGGACGAGCCGGAGCTGAAGATCATCGACGTCTTCATCTGCAAGCTGCGCAAGAAGCTGGCGAACGCTTCCGAAGGCCGGAACTTCATCGAGACCGTGTGGGGCCGCGGCTATGTGCTGCGCGAGCCGCACGAAGTCGAAGAACGCATCCCCGCCTGA
- a CDS encoding glutathionylspermidine synthase family protein translates to MQRIICPERDDWRATAESAGFDFHTIDGERYWDERAYYAFTLDEIERQIEQPTGEIDAMCLELVGHAVDDEDYLGRLKIPEAFWPLISESWHRDDGSLYGRLDLSFDARNPAKLLEYNADTPTSIFEAAVFQWTWLEQAIERNIIPRRADQFNSIHERLIEAWNKLGGAHHLHLAGMTDNTEDAGTLAYLEDTASQAGLGTTLIDIEDIGLRDDGSFVDLDDREIELAFKLYPWEWMFRDAFGAKLAKAPTRWIEPPWKAILSNKGILPLLWEMFPNHPNLLPAYFEDDPNAAKLGTSFVRKPLYSREGANIALVSAGTTLVEQEGPYGAEGFVRQALAQLPNFSGQYPVLGSWLVDHAPCGLSIREDENPITGNTSRFLPHAIL, encoded by the coding sequence ATGCAGCGCATCATCTGTCCCGAACGCGACGACTGGCGTGCGACCGCCGAAAGCGCCGGGTTCGATTTTCACACCATCGACGGCGAGCGCTATTGGGACGAGCGGGCCTACTACGCCTTCACGCTCGATGAGATCGAACGCCAGATCGAGCAGCCGACCGGCGAGATCGACGCGATGTGCCTCGAACTCGTCGGCCATGCCGTCGACGATGAGGATTATCTCGGCCGGTTGAAGATACCGGAAGCCTTCTGGCCGCTGATTTCGGAGAGCTGGCACCGCGACGATGGCAGCCTCTATGGCCGGCTCGATCTAAGTTTCGACGCCCGCAACCCGGCAAAATTGCTGGAATACAACGCGGACACTCCGACCTCGATTTTCGAAGCGGCGGTGTTCCAGTGGACCTGGCTCGAACAGGCGATCGAACGAAACATCATCCCCAGGCGCGCCGATCAATTCAATTCGATCCATGAACGCCTGATCGAGGCCTGGAACAAACTCGGCGGCGCGCATCACCTTCATCTCGCCGGCATGACCGACAATACCGAGGATGCCGGCACGCTGGCTTATCTGGAGGATACCGCAAGCCAGGCCGGACTTGGGACCACGCTGATCGACATCGAGGACATCGGATTGCGCGACGACGGCAGCTTCGTCGATCTCGACGATCGCGAAATCGAGCTCGCGTTCAAGCTCTATCCCTGGGAATGGATGTTTCGCGACGCGTTCGGCGCAAAACTTGCGAAGGCGCCGACGCGCTGGATCGAGCCGCCATGGAAGGCGATCCTTTCCAACAAGGGCATTCTTCCGCTGCTATGGGAGATGTTTCCGAACCACCCCAATTTGCTGCCGGCCTATTTCGAGGACGATCCGAACGCAGCGAAGCTCGGCACGTCGTTCGTGCGCAAGCCGCTATACTCGCGCGAGGGCGCCAACATCGCGCTGGTCAGCGCCGGCACCACGCTCGTCGAGCAGGAAGGACCGTATGGCGCCGAGGGTTTCGTCCGGCAGGCGCTGGCGCAGCTACCGAATTTTTCCGGTCAGTATCCGGTGCTTGGAAGCTGGCTGGTCGACCATGCGCCGTGCGGCCTGTCGATCCGCGAGGACGAGAATCCGATCACCGGCAATACGTCGCGGTTCCTGCCGCACGCGATCCTGTAG
- the fliI gene encoding flagellar protein export ATPase FliI, whose protein sequence is MKALAEQIGDIDGVNIYGRVVGVRGLMVEIAGPIHAMSVGARIVIDTGGNRFIPAEVIGFSGNNAVVMPFAGLEGVRRGCRAVIANAASQVRPSPYWLGRVINAMGEPIDGKGPLAQGPSPMPYRNSPPPAHSRQRVGAPLDLGVRALNTFLTCCRGQRLGIFAGSGVGKSVLLSMLARNVDADITVIGLIGERGREVQEFLQDDLGDEGLARSVVVVATSDEPALMRRQAAYLTLAIAEYFRDEGKDVLCLMDSVTRFAMAQREIGLSAGEPPTAKGYTPTVFTELPKLLERAGPGTSAGTITGIFTVLVDGDDHNEPIADAVRGILDGHVMMQRSIAERGRFPAINVLKSVSRTMPKSADPAYLPVITKARQVMATYADMEELIRLGAYRAGSSVEVDEAIRLHEPLEGFLRQAKEENASLGTGYQQLAQILANLETER, encoded by the coding sequence ATGAAGGCGCTCGCGGAGCAGATCGGCGACATCGACGGCGTCAATATATATGGCCGCGTGGTCGGCGTGCGCGGGCTGATGGTCGAGATCGCCGGACCCATCCATGCGATGTCGGTCGGCGCGCGCATCGTGATCGACACCGGCGGCAACCGCTTCATCCCCGCCGAGGTGATCGGCTTTAGTGGCAACAATGCTGTCGTGATGCCGTTCGCGGGCCTCGAAGGTGTCCGGCGCGGCTGCCGCGCGGTGATCGCCAATGCCGCCAGTCAAGTGCGGCCGTCGCCGTACTGGCTCGGCCGCGTCATCAACGCCATGGGTGAACCGATCGACGGCAAGGGGCCATTGGCGCAGGGCCCGTCGCCGATGCCCTATCGCAACTCGCCGCCGCCGGCGCATTCGCGCCAGCGCGTCGGCGCGCCGCTCGATCTTGGCGTGCGGGCGCTGAATACCTTCCTGACTTGCTGCCGCGGTCAGCGGCTCGGCATCTTCGCCGGTTCCGGTGTCGGCAAATCGGTGCTGCTGTCGATGCTGGCGCGCAACGTCGATGCGGACATTACGGTCATTGGCCTGATCGGCGAACGCGGCCGCGAGGTGCAGGAATTTTTGCAGGACGACCTCGGCGATGAAGGCCTGGCGCGCTCGGTGGTGGTGGTCGCGACATCAGACGAGCCGGCCTTGATGCGGCGGCAGGCGGCTTATCTGACCCTGGCAATCGCGGAATATTTTCGCGACGAAGGCAAGGACGTGCTGTGCCTGATGGACTCGGTGACGCGGTTTGCGATGGCGCAGCGCGAGATCGGGTTGTCGGCCGGCGAGCCGCCGACCGCCAAGGGCTACACGCCGACCGTGTTCACCGAATTGCCGAAGCTTCTGGAGCGGGCCGGACCGGGCACCAGCGCCGGCACTATCACCGGTATCTTTACCGTGCTGGTCGATGGCGACGACCACAATGAGCCGATTGCGGATGCGGTGCGCGGCATCTTGGATGGCCACGTCATGATGCAGCGATCGATCGCCGAGCGCGGACGGTTTCCGGCAATCAACGTCCTCAAATCGGTCTCCCGGACCATGCCGAAATCGGCCGACCCGGCCTATCTGCCCGTCATCACCAAGGCGCGGCAGGTGATGGCGACCTATGCCGATATGGAGGAACTGATCCGGCTCGGGGCCTATCGGGCAGGTTCCAGCGTCGAGGTCGACGAGGCGATCCGGCTGCACGAGCCGCTGGAGGGGTTCCTTCGCCAGGCCAAGGAGGAAAACGCCAGCCTGGGCACCGGTTACCAGCAACTAGCGCAGATCCTCGCGAATTTGGAAACGGAACGCTAA
- a CDS encoding protein-glutamate O-methyltransferase CheR: MTPSDYEYLRRLLKERSGLDLSADKQYLVESRLVPLARKSGLPGIPELVQKMKSGADALTAEVVEAMTTNETFFFRDKIPFDHMKETVIPALVQARAARRSLRIWCAASSTGQEPYSIAMCLKEFGSALAGWRTEIVATDLSQAVLEKSKAGIFSQFEVQRGLPIQMLVKYFTQTGELWQLNAEIRAMVQHRQLNLLQDFSHLGTFDVIFCRNVLIYFDQDTKANIFDRLSRMLEPDGVLALGAAESVVGITNTFKPYPERRGLYRPNAAPAARAGVTIMAPPALRVVASAR, encoded by the coding sequence GTGACGCCTTCCGACTATGAGTATCTGCGCAGGCTTCTGAAAGAGCGTTCTGGCCTCGATCTGTCTGCCGACAAGCAATATCTGGTCGAAAGCCGCCTGGTGCCGCTGGCGCGCAAGTCGGGCCTTCCCGGTATTCCCGAACTCGTCCAGAAGATGAAGAGCGGGGCCGACGCCTTGACCGCCGAAGTGGTCGAGGCGATGACCACCAATGAGACGTTTTTCTTTCGCGACAAAATTCCGTTCGATCATATGAAGGAGACGGTGATTCCGGCGCTGGTTCAGGCGCGGGCTGCCCGCCGCAGCCTGCGGATCTGGTGCGCGGCTTCCTCCACCGGGCAGGAGCCGTATTCGATCGCGATGTGCCTGAAGGAGTTTGGTTCGGCGCTTGCGGGCTGGCGGACCGAGATTGTCGCGACCGACCTGTCGCAGGCCGTGCTGGAAAAATCCAAAGCCGGCATCTTCAGCCAGTTTGAAGTGCAGCGCGGTTTGCCGATCCAGATGCTGGTCAAGTATTTCACCCAAACCGGGGAGCTTTGGCAGCTCAACGCCGAGATCCGCGCCATGGTGCAGCACCGCCAGCTCAATTTGCTGCAGGATTTCTCCCACCTCGGCACCTTCGACGTGATCTTCTGCCGCAACGTCCTGATCTATTTCGACCAGGACACCAAGGCCAATATCTTCGATCGCCTCTCGCGCATGCTCGAACCCGACGGCGTGCTGGCGCTGGGTGCCGCCGAATCCGTGGTCGGCATCACCAACACCTTCAAGCCGTATCCGGAGCGGCGCGGGCTTTATCGTCCGAACGCCGCGCCGGCGGCGCGCGCCGGCGTCACGATCATGGCGCCGCCCGCGTTGAGAGTGGTGGCTTCGGCGCGTTGA
- a CDS encoding PleD family two-component system response regulator, whose product MRTCLVVDDSSVIRKVARRILEGLDFQIVEAEDGEKALEVCKRAMPEAVLLDWNMPVMDGYEFLGNLRRMPGGDAPKVVFCTTENDVAHIARALHAGANEYIMKPFDKDIVTAKFQEVGLI is encoded by the coding sequence ATGAGAACATGTCTGGTCGTCGATGACTCCAGCGTCATTCGAAAGGTCGCACGTCGTATCCTGGAAGGTCTGGATTTCCAGATCGTCGAAGCCGAGGACGGCGAGAAAGCGCTTGAAGTCTGCAAGCGCGCCATGCCCGAGGCGGTTCTGCTCGACTGGAACATGCCCGTGATGGACGGCTATGAGTTCCTCGGCAATCTGCGCCGCATGCCCGGTGGCGACGCGCCCAAGGTGGTGTTCTGCACCACCGAAAACGATGTCGCGCATATCGCGCGTGCGCTGCATGCCGGCGCCAACGAATACATCATGAAGCCGTTCGATAAGGACATCGTGACCGCGAAGTTCCAGGAAGTCGGCCTCATCTGA
- a CDS encoding chemotaxis response regulator protein-glutamate methylesterase, whose product MSVALTSSPAPTSTRQEPLRVMVVDDSVVIRGMIARWIGAEPDMVVAASLRTGLDAVNQLERINPDVAVLDIEMPELDGISALPQLLAKKRNLIVIMASTLTRRNAEISFKALSLGASDYIPKPESTREAAAAETFRHHLIQKIRHLGAKARRGASTPASPPLAPVLDRSRDPSARHTPAPAAQPQLMRRPFSMLAPRVLLIGSSTGGPQALMSLVAEIGPVIDRFPVLITQHMPPTFTTILAEHLARTSRRPAHEAIDGEIVKAGQIYLAPGGRHMRVVRHGADAAIALDDGPPVNFCKPAVDPLFSSAIDVWQGGIMSVILTGMGSDGMRGGKDIVAAGGSVMAQDEATSVVWGMPGAAANAGICAAILPLNQIGPKLVRVFSGDRS is encoded by the coding sequence ATGAGCGTTGCGTTGACAAGTTCCCCGGCTCCGACTTCGACACGGCAAGAGCCGCTGCGGGTGATGGTGGTCGACGACTCCGTCGTGATCCGCGGCATGATCGCGCGCTGGATCGGCGCCGAACCGGATATGGTGGTCGCGGCCTCGCTGCGCACCGGCCTGGATGCGGTCAACCAGCTCGAGCGCATCAACCCCGACGTCGCCGTGCTCGATATCGAAATGCCGGAACTCGACGGCATTTCCGCGCTGCCGCAACTGCTGGCGAAGAAGCGCAACCTCATCGTCATCATGGCGTCGACCCTGACTCGCCGTAACGCGGAGATCAGCTTCAAGGCGCTGTCGCTGGGCGCATCCGATTATATCCCAAAGCCCGAAAGCACCCGCGAAGCCGCCGCCGCCGAGACCTTTCGCCACCATCTGATCCAGAAGATCCGTCACCTCGGCGCCAAGGCGCGCCGCGGCGCGTCCACGCCGGCGAGCCCGCCTCTGGCGCCCGTGCTCGATCGGTCGCGCGACCCATCGGCCCGTCATACACCGGCGCCGGCGGCGCAGCCGCAGCTGATGCGCCGTCCGTTCAGCATGCTGGCGCCGCGCGTGCTCCTGATCGGTTCGTCGACTGGGGGACCGCAGGCCCTGATGTCGCTGGTCGCCGAGATCGGACCGGTGATCGATCGTTTTCCGGTGCTGATCACCCAGCACATGCCGCCGACCTTCACCACGATTCTTGCCGAGCATCTGGCGCGCACCAGTCGCCGTCCGGCGCACGAGGCCATTGACGGCGAGATCGTCAAGGCCGGCCAGATCTATCTGGCGCCCGGTGGCCGCCATATGCGCGTCGTGCGCCATGGCGCGGATGCCGCGATCGCGCTCGACGACGGACCGCCGGTGAATTTCTGCAAGCCCGCCGTCGATCCGTTGTTCAGCTCCGCGATCGATGTCTGGCAGGGCGGCATCATGTCGGTGATCCTGACCGGTATGGGCTCCGACGGCATGCGCGGCGGCAAGGACATCGTCGCCGCCGGCGGCAGCGTGATGGCCCAGGACGAGGCGACGAGCGTGGTCTGGGGCATGCCCGGTGCGGCCGCCAATGCAGGCATCTGTGCTGCCATCCTGCCGCTCAATCAGATCGGGCCGAAACTGGTTCGGGTGTTTTCGGGAGATCGTTCGTGA